The following proteins are encoded in a genomic region of bacterium:
- a CDS encoding flagellar motor protein — protein MDIATIAGLILCFVGFLGGFVMEGGHLTSLVQLSAGAIVFGGTFGAGIASAALSQTTGIAGILKHAFVRKERDPQETIATFVKFAEKARREGLLVLEEDVRELKDRFLQNGVQLVIDGTDTELVKDILQTELAYIEERHETGAKYFENLGGFAPTFGIIGTVMGLVHVLSNLSDPSSLGPAISAAFIATLYGVVSANAIFLPIANKLKSSSKEEILIMELMIEGILSIQAGDNPRIVKEKLNAFLPPARREKEEAKA, from the coding sequence ATGGATATTGCCACAATCGCCGGCTTGATTTTGTGTTTCGTGGGATTTTTGGGCGGCTTCGTGATGGAAGGAGGCCACCTCACGTCGCTCGTTCAGCTATCGGCGGGAGCGATTGTTTTCGGTGGGACGTTTGGCGCGGGCATCGCAAGCGCGGCGCTTTCGCAGACGACCGGCATCGCGGGAATACTCAAGCATGCGTTCGTCCGAAAAGAGCGCGATCCCCAAGAGACTATAGCCACATTCGTCAAATTCGCGGAAAAGGCCCGGCGCGAGGGCCTGTTGGTTCTCGAAGAAGACGTACGGGAGCTTAAAGACAGGTTTCTGCAAAACGGAGTGCAGCTCGTCATTGACGGAACCGACACCGAGCTTGTGAAGGACATCCTTCAGACCGAGCTTGCTTACATCGAGGAGCGCCACGAAACCGGCGCCAAGTACTTCGAAAATCTCGGCGGATTCGCCCCCACCTTTGGAATCATCGGCACGGTTATGGGGCTCGTACACGTACTCTCTAACCTTTCCGATCCTTCAAGCCTTGGCCCGGCAATCAGTGCTGCGTTCATCGCGACGCTGTACGGCGTTGTCAGCGCCAACGCGATTTTCCTTCCGATAGCGAACAAGCTCAAATCTTCGTCCAAAGAGGAAATCCTGATCATGGAGCTTATGATTGAGGGTATCCTTTCAATCCAGGCGGGCGACAACCCCCGCATCGTAAAGGAGAAGCTGAACGCGTTCCTCCCGCCCGCCAGACGCGAAAAGGAGGAGGCAAAGGCCTAG
- a CDS encoding flagellar motor protein MotB — MAGRKKAGEHGGGHERWLITYADMITLLMVMFVVFFAMAQVDLKKFAAAAKSLREGFGASKPVSTVGAADKIPVFDTPGGETVLEGAGGEGGITPVDIFEFGRLGSEIEEEIKGKLREAGLEASNVQVDYNERGIVITISPDNILFDSGKASLRPEFVKILDTIGPKLKDLPNQIQVEGHTDSVPINTAQFPSNWELSAARASSVIRYFERAGWIKSDRLAASGYADSRPVDTNATPEGRARNRRVEIVILRSARSADSARLAREMGQ, encoded by the coding sequence ATGGCCGGCAGGAAAAAGGCTGGTGAGCACGGCGGTGGCCACGAGCGGTGGCTCATCACCTACGCGGACATGATCACTTTGCTTATGGTCATGTTCGTCGTCTTTTTCGCCATGGCCCAAGTTGACCTTAAAAAGTTCGCCGCGGCCGCCAAATCCCTCCGGGAAGGATTCGGTGCAAGCAAACCGGTCTCGACCGTCGGCGCGGCGGACAAGATTCCTGTTTTCGACACGCCGGGCGGTGAAACCGTTCTGGAAGGCGCCGGGGGCGAGGGCGGAATCACGCCGGTGGATATCTTCGAATTCGGCAGGCTGGGAAGCGAAATCGAGGAGGAAATAAAGGGGAAATTGCGGGAGGCGGGTCTTGAAGCGTCAAACGTGCAGGTTGATTACAACGAGCGCGGAATCGTGATCACAATCAGTCCCGACAACATCCTTTTCGACAGCGGCAAGGCGTCGTTGCGCCCCGAGTTCGTAAAGATTCTCGACACGATCGGCCCGAAATTGAAGGATTTGCCCAATCAAATCCAGGTTGAGGGTCATACGGACAGCGTTCCAATCAACACTGCGCAGTTTCCGTCAAATTGGGAGCTTTCCGCCGCAAGGGCGAGCTCCGTAATCAGGTACTTCGAGCGCGCTGGCTGGATAAAATCCGACCGTTTGGCCGCGTCCGGCTATGCGGACAGCCGGCCGGTTGATACGAATGCCACTCCGGAAGGAAGAGCTCGCAATCGGCGCGTGGAAATTGTAATCCTGCGCTCGGCTCGCTCCGCGGATTCGGCAAGGCTTGCAAGGGAGATGGGGCAGTGA
- the rodA gene encoding rod shape-determining protein RodA: MSPPRKRLREKQPEARPGDFWLIAIPVVLTVIGLIYLYSATYQAPDPESGAAPLLGMGRFFKLQVLWFLFGLGVYRLVSRADFTNPPFPWTAIYLPILALLIITIIAGHTAGGSERWINLGLLKMQPSEYAKIAFVLVLAQVFSGQGGVTGERFAGMLGLLGVTAALIVMQPDLGTAIVFFAIFSVILFLAQGGQRFLVAFLVVVMLIAVPGWFLLHDYQRDRVLSFMNPEADIQGAGYNVYQSKIAIGSGGLTGAGLRQGTQTQGGFVPNDHTDFIFSVVGEEGGFVGGGMVILLFALLVLRLTWAGQVAANAYQQLIAYGVSAIIFFQAVVNIGMNMGVLPVTGIPLPFFSYGGNSLFTMYFAIGVCQSIVRNRFRVS; this comes from the coding sequence GTGAGTCCGCCCAGGAAAAGATTGAGGGAAAAGCAGCCCGAGGCCAGGCCGGGCGACTTCTGGCTGATCGCCATCCCGGTCGTGCTAACCGTGATCGGCCTCATATACCTTTACAGCGCCACGTACCAAGCCCCCGACCCGGAATCCGGAGCCGCGCCGCTTTTGGGAATGGGACGTTTTTTCAAGCTCCAGGTGCTCTGGTTTTTATTCGGTCTGGGCGTTTACCGGTTGGTATCGCGCGCGGATTTCACGAATCCGCCGTTTCCATGGACGGCGATTTACCTGCCGATACTCGCCCTTTTAATCATCACGATAATCGCCGGACATACGGCTGGCGGCTCCGAGCGCTGGATCAACCTGGGGCTTCTCAAGATGCAGCCGAGCGAGTACGCCAAAATTGCATTCGTTCTTGTTCTTGCCCAGGTTTTTTCCGGGCAAGGCGGTGTCACGGGCGAAAGATTTGCCGGAATGCTCGGCCTACTCGGCGTCACTGCCGCGTTGATTGTAATGCAGCCGGATCTTGGCACCGCAATTGTCTTCTTCGCCATTTTTTCCGTCATCTTGTTCCTGGCACAAGGCGGACAACGGTTTCTTGTGGCGTTCCTGGTGGTCGTCATGCTTATCGCCGTACCGGGCTGGTTTCTACTTCACGATTACCAGCGCGACCGGGTGCTTTCGTTCATGAATCCTGAGGCAGACATCCAGGGAGCGGGCTACAACGTTTACCAAAGCAAGATTGCGATCGGCAGCGGCGGATTGACGGGCGCGGGGCTGCGGCAGGGCACGCAAACCCAGGGCGGATTCGTCCCGAACGACCACACGGATTTCATTTTCAGCGTCGTCGGCGAAGAAGGCGGATTCGTGGGCGGCGGAATGGTTATCCTGTTGTTTGCGCTGCTCGTTCTGCGGCTGACCTGGGCGGGGCAGGTCGCGGCGAACGCATATCAGCAGCTTATCGCCTACGGAGTCAGCGCAATCATCTTTTTCCAGGCCGTGGTGAACATCGGGATGAATATGGGCGTGCTTCCGGTTACGGGCATTCCGCTCCCGTTTTTCAGCTACGGAGGAAACTCGCTGTTCACCATGTATTTCGCTATAGGCGTGTGCCAAAGCATAGTCCGCAATCGTTTCCGCGTGTCGTAA
- a CDS encoding HAMP domain-containing histidine kinase, whose translation MGDIQAKAVERPVAARQIRLGILIFQLLLLAACLCAAGGAVHLWGAIYRPDLRFRLTSLGGAQPPEMVGGMSALYLDQSAGKQVYRLLKCSPQRESYNEETGRYSIRSSVWLESDKSGFLKRELEFEFPGRPQSTIFRLNDSYQPMSPNVVITAVAAYEDRILLQVISLNCRLETMFLSKTEVPIPYRSRGASVNLGSAIWIDMLNTPRGRQDYLAVGLSLGQSPARELRGHKDELGRDKSMEQKLGIVVVPAQQADWGPPYKVIPFPVAPHIVFEGPFGWPGVFAWMHANGNGWFSNAPPEILEKHPELAAFYENDDSWSSFYIVDMNSGLIKARLKLMEDRPEFRWPCTFVWGRSNRPKGLNTREIQILGFASRGLPPKGLLFNYRSELDYASHKFSFVPEGGEEIEYAPVINDRFSLEDSRRRLGFVLFNEDGSAGFLLQPDWLGMQKVQWIKTPPESAGSDAAFKSFLGILGGPGGEDYLLFGTDSGYFLAYRENGDLVCSIPASRFFINDDSKYILHRATWEQSAFDHPVYVRIEGENRNEEFGLILNPRFIPQWKIVLNGTWSGLAALWLIGGIALVRRAREKAYVPPEVLDAVIEEEREARDLALDEAYEQHTAQARGRLGQIADSLAHSLNTPLDAIRATLELLRSRSPIEVASQLIKLFPEPELSARALALAEKLLANPPAISISETNRRTDEFEELLAADYPGFDRFAKHFARTGFEAEEIGAFIETFGRDRAGELVRLLDEIASERRGILLALSQHETASRLVNRLRHLIREDRFDVRLSLETSLQMLEAPLTGKKIKVSTVTEDVPRLKGDPLLMVEIIGNILTNAVEALPEYGEIKVSVTRTDDKIELAISNNGPAIPADVLPRVFERGFTAGKPQGTGLGLFIAAQAVRILGGSIAVSSTTGCTEFKMEFPIPPSGEAV comes from the coding sequence GTGGGCGACATTCAGGCCAAGGCTGTAGAACGACCGGTAGCCGCAAGGCAGATCCGGCTCGGCATCCTTATTTTCCAGCTTTTGTTGCTGGCCGCGTGCCTATGCGCGGCGGGCGGCGCGGTCCATCTCTGGGGCGCAATCTACCGGCCGGACCTGCGGTTTCGACTGACTTCGCTGGGCGGAGCTCAGCCCCCAGAAATGGTGGGCGGGATGAGCGCGCTCTACCTGGATCAAAGCGCGGGCAAACAGGTTTATAGGCTTCTCAAGTGCTCTCCTCAGCGGGAAAGCTACAACGAAGAAACCGGGAGATACTCGATCCGCTCGAGTGTGTGGCTTGAAAGCGACAAAAGCGGATTTTTGAAACGGGAACTGGAGTTTGAATTCCCCGGCAGGCCGCAGTCCACGATTTTCAGGCTCAACGACTCGTACCAGCCGATGTCGCCAAACGTCGTTATCACGGCTGTCGCCGCATACGAAGACCGGATTCTCCTTCAGGTAATTTCGTTGAACTGCAGGCTTGAAACGATGTTTCTAAGCAAAACGGAAGTTCCCATACCGTACCGGTCGCGCGGCGCTTCCGTCAATTTGGGATCGGCAATCTGGATAGACATGCTCAACACGCCGCGGGGCAGGCAGGATTACCTGGCGGTCGGGCTTAGCCTCGGCCAGTCCCCTGCTCGGGAACTCCGCGGTCATAAGGACGAGCTTGGCCGCGACAAGAGCATGGAGCAGAAGCTTGGCATCGTTGTGGTTCCCGCCCAGCAGGCCGATTGGGGGCCGCCGTACAAGGTGATTCCGTTTCCCGTCGCGCCTCATATCGTTTTCGAAGGGCCGTTTGGATGGCCGGGCGTATTCGCCTGGATGCATGCCAATGGAAACGGCTGGTTCTCGAACGCACCGCCGGAGATACTTGAAAAGCATCCGGAGCTAGCTGCGTTTTACGAAAACGACGACTCCTGGTCAAGCTTTTACATTGTTGACATGAATTCCGGGCTGATCAAAGCTCGCCTCAAACTGATGGAGGACAGGCCGGAATTCAGGTGGCCGTGCACTTTCGTATGGGGCCGATCCAACCGTCCGAAGGGCTTGAACACAAGGGAAATTCAAATTCTCGGATTTGCCTCCAGGGGTCTGCCGCCGAAAGGTTTACTTTTCAACTATCGCAGCGAGCTGGATTACGCTTCGCATAAATTCAGCTTCGTTCCGGAAGGCGGCGAGGAAATCGAGTACGCTCCCGTGATAAACGATCGGTTTTCGCTTGAAGATTCTAGGCGGCGGCTCGGATTCGTTCTTTTCAACGAGGACGGCTCTGCGGGCTTCCTTCTGCAACCCGACTGGCTGGGCATGCAAAAGGTGCAGTGGATCAAAACGCCGCCGGAATCCGCCGGTTCGGATGCGGCATTCAAATCGTTTCTCGGAATACTCGGCGGCCCCGGAGGAGAGGATTACCTTCTTTTCGGAACCGATTCAGGATATTTCTTGGCTTACCGGGAAAACGGCGACTTAGTCTGTTCGATTCCAGCTTCGAGGTTTTTCATCAACGACGATTCGAAGTACATCCTGCATCGCGCCACCTGGGAGCAGTCCGCGTTCGATCATCCGGTTTACGTGAGGATCGAGGGCGAAAACCGGAACGAGGAATTCGGTCTGATACTCAATCCGCGGTTCATTCCCCAATGGAAGATCGTTCTGAATGGCACATGGAGCGGACTGGCCGCGCTTTGGTTGATCGGAGGCATCGCGCTGGTGCGCCGGGCAAGGGAAAAGGCCTATGTTCCTCCCGAAGTGCTCGATGCCGTGATCGAAGAAGAACGCGAGGCGCGCGATCTTGCCCTCGACGAGGCGTACGAGCAACACACCGCGCAGGCCCGCGGGAGGCTGGGTCAGATTGCCGACTCTCTGGCGCACAGCCTAAACACGCCGCTGGATGCGATCCGGGCTACGTTGGAGCTGCTTCGCAGCAGGTCGCCCATCGAGGTAGCGTCGCAGCTGATCAAATTATTCCCAGAGCCGGAGCTATCAGCTCGCGCGCTTGCTCTTGCGGAAAAACTGCTTGCAAATCCTCCGGCAATTTCGATTTCGGAAACAAACCGCCGCACGGACGAGTTCGAGGAGCTGCTTGCCGCGGATTATCCCGGATTCGATCGGTTCGCAAAGCATTTCGCGCGGACGGGATTCGAAGCGGAAGAAATAGGCGCGTTCATCGAGACGTTCGGCAGGGATCGCGCGGGCGAACTTGTCCGGCTTCTGGACGAAATCGCGTCCGAAAGGCGCGGCATACTTCTCGCGCTGTCCCAGCACGAAACCGCGTCCCGGCTTGTCAACCGGCTGCGCCATCTGATTCGCGAAGACCGTTTCGACGTCCGATTGAGTCTCGAAACTTCGCTGCAAATGCTGGAAGCTCCGTTGACGGGAAAGAAAATCAAGGTTTCGACCGTGACCGAGGATGTCCCCCGTCTTAAAGGCGATCCGCTTCTGATGGTGGAAATCATCGGAAACATCCTGACGAACGCAGTCGAAGCGCTGCCGGAATACGGCGAAATCAAGGTGTCGGTTACGCGCACCGACGATAAAATCGAGCTTGCGATTTCGAACAACGGGCCGGCGATTCCGGCCGATGTCCTTCCCCGCGTATTCGAGCGCGGATTCACTGCGGGAAAGCCGCAGGGTACGGGGCTTGGCTTGTTCATCGCGGCGCAGGCCGTCAGGATTTTGGGCGGAAGCATTGCAGTTTCCTCGACAACAGGTTGCACCGAATTTAAAATGGAGTTCCCAATCCCGCCTTCAGGGGAGGCAGTGTGA
- a CDS encoding response regulator translates to MINEAGKFDSRIEPRVRIPPAASQEYASSGRVLIVDDEAPVVRTIERILRACGLSEIATTTDSRKAAVLYNEFRPDAVLLDINMPNMDGFAVLAQLKRLENDDPVPVLILTASEDSDTRIRALSEGALDFIAKPFDHLELQVRVRNLLSIRQANRKLREMLDHLEARVMEQTEHIRQSQLEIVHRLGRAAEYKDEQTGVHILRMSWYASKMFEALGRAPADCHLILHAAPMHDIGKIGIPDVILKKPGKLDAAEWEVMKRHTTIGAELLSRGKSEVLQLAEVIALTHHEKWDGTGYPAGLRGEAIPLEGRVTAICDVFDALTSERPYKRAWPMDEALEEIRRLSGTHFEPAVVDVFFEVLPDLLNVRELFD, encoded by the coding sequence ATGATAAACGAAGCCGGCAAATTTGATTCGCGCATCGAACCGCGGGTGCGGATTCCCCCAGCAGCCTCGCAGGAATACGCGTCATCCGGACGCGTATTGATCGTTGACGACGAAGCGCCCGTCGTCCGCACAATCGAACGCATTCTGCGCGCATGCGGCCTGTCCGAAATCGCGACCACTACGGACTCGCGCAAAGCCGCCGTCCTGTACAACGAGTTCCGGCCTGACGCCGTCCTGTTGGACATCAACATGCCGAATATGGATGGTTTCGCTGTTCTCGCGCAATTGAAGCGGCTGGAAAACGACGATCCCGTGCCCGTTCTGATACTTACAGCCAGCGAGGATTCCGACACGCGCATCCGCGCGCTTTCCGAGGGCGCGCTGGATTTCATCGCCAAGCCGTTCGACCATCTGGAGCTTCAGGTTCGCGTCCGCAACCTGCTGTCCATCCGGCAGGCCAACCGCAAGCTGCGCGAGATGCTGGACCATCTGGAAGCACGAGTGATGGAGCAGACCGAACACATCCGCCAGTCGCAGCTGGAAATCGTGCACAGGCTGGGCCGGGCCGCCGAGTACAAGGACGAGCAGACGGGCGTGCACATCTTACGCATGAGCTGGTACGCGTCGAAGATGTTCGAGGCGCTGGGCCGCGCGCCCGCCGATTGCCATCTGATTTTGCACGCGGCGCCGATGCACGACATCGGAAAAATCGGAATCCCCGACGTGATCCTTAAGAAGCCGGGCAAGCTGGACGCCGCGGAGTGGGAAGTGATGAAGAGGCACACCACAATCGGCGCGGAGCTGCTGTCCCGCGGCAAGTCGGAGGTTTTGCAGCTCGCCGAGGTCATCGCGCTCACTCACCACGAGAAGTGGGACGGCACGGGATACCCGGCGGGGCTTCGGGGCGAGGCCATACCGCTTGAAGGCAGGGTCACCGCGATATGCGACGTGTTCGACGCGCTGACGAGCGAGCGGCCGTACAAGCGCGCGTGGCCCATGGACGAAGCGCTCGAGGAAATTCGCAGGCTATCAGGCACGCACTTCGAGCCGGCGGTTGTCGACGTATTCTTCGAGGTGCTGCCGGACTTGCTCAATGTTCGCGAGCTGTTTGATTGA
- a CDS encoding SDR family oxidoreductase, whose amino-acid sequence MTGSRAWIIFVDDVEAEAVAISDLIERRFGANFRVRAFTTPAEALNFVRERAERREEVALVVTDMYMPVSIGSNGDVLHGDELAAMLHKQLDRSLPVLGYSGHSDYQNPEAAKAAGLVDLLPKDATHSDDLLNRIERILIDRYDMTSDSIFITGATGWLGRMLVDRLLKTTESNLFLLVREADGVPFDRRIEISDELKPRVSFVRGDLAIRGLGIGPADMLALRSTGPLEFWHLAACVDFDKRNHAAVMKANVEAAENLVEFIAKLPAGSCRVLNAVSTAYVAGEKQFPLVSSESIESTCHFKNGFEKSKARMEQIIRDSGLPYRIFRPSMIVGSSDTGEWNDEFAQGASAALAKMKSLGSGVNGMPTLHLPAVAHYRKNLICADDVVFMMTALRKANTGLREVFHLVNPHYARVCDIVDAAATVAGVEISYDSDLDLGIAQQDADFLEFANFTPVKPIWMDGANFEIVKALFPLLQYLTHNDPVFDCGKTAAALAQVAPGYSPIKTDREKIRYLLEGLNEMCANSVN is encoded by the coding sequence GTGACAGGCAGCAGGGCTTGGATTATCTTTGTGGACGACGTCGAGGCCGAGGCCGTCGCGATAAGCGATCTTATAGAGCGGCGGTTCGGCGCGAATTTCCGAGTACGCGCTTTCACGACTCCCGCCGAAGCGCTTAACTTCGTGCGGGAGCGCGCCGAGCGCAGGGAGGAAGTCGCGCTCGTCGTCACCGATATGTACATGCCGGTTTCGATAGGCAGCAACGGCGACGTCCTGCACGGGGACGAGCTTGCAGCGATGTTGCACAAGCAGCTCGACCGCTCGCTGCCGGTGCTCGGATACTCCGGCCACAGCGATTACCAGAATCCGGAGGCGGCCAAGGCCGCGGGCCTTGTGGATCTTTTACCCAAGGATGCGACGCATTCGGACGACCTGCTGAACCGGATCGAGCGAATTTTGATCGATCGCTACGACATGACGTCGGATTCGATTTTTATTACGGGAGCGACGGGATGGCTGGGCAGGATGCTTGTGGACCGCCTGCTTAAAACGACCGAATCGAACTTGTTTTTGCTCGTACGCGAAGCGGACGGAGTCCCGTTCGACCGCCGCATCGAAATTTCGGACGAGCTTAAGCCGCGCGTGAGTTTCGTCAGGGGCGATTTGGCGATTCGCGGACTGGGGATCGGGCCGGCGGACATGCTCGCGCTTCGCTCTACCGGACCGCTCGAATTCTGGCATCTCGCCGCATGCGTAGACTTCGACAAGCGCAACCACGCCGCGGTGATGAAGGCGAATGTCGAGGCGGCGGAGAACCTGGTGGAGTTCATCGCCAAGCTTCCCGCGGGATCTTGCCGCGTATTGAACGCTGTTTCGACCGCGTACGTCGCGGGTGAAAAGCAATTCCCGCTTGTGTCGAGCGAATCCATAGAAAGCACCTGCCATTTCAAAAACGGCTTCGAAAAATCCAAAGCGCGGATGGAACAGATAATCCGCGATTCGGGGCTTCCATACCGGATATTCCGTCCGTCGATGATCGTCGGAAGCTCGGACACGGGCGAGTGGAATGACGAATTCGCGCAAGGCGCATCCGCGGCGCTGGCCAAGATGAAAAGCTTGGGCAGCGGCGTGAACGGAATGCCGACGCTGCACCTTCCGGCGGTTGCCCATTACCGCAAGAATTTGATCTGCGCGGACGACGTTGTTTTCATGATGACCGCGCTAAGAAAAGCGAACACGGGACTTCGCGAGGTGTTCCATTTGGTGAATCCGCACTACGCGCGCGTTTGCGACATCGTCGATGCGGCGGCAACGGTTGCAGGAGTGGAGATAAGCTACGATTCGGATTTGGATTTGGGCATCGCTCAACAGGACGCGGATTTTTTGGAATTCGCCAACTTCACACCGGTGAAACCGATTTGGATGGACGGGGCGAATTTCGAAATTGTCAAGGCGCTGTTTCCATTGTTGCAGTATCTGACGCACAACGACCCGGTGTTCGATTGCGGCAAAACCGCAGCCGCGCTCGCGCAGGTTGCGCCGGGATACTCGCCGATCAAAACAGACAGAGAAAAAATCAGGTACCTTTTGGAAGGTTTAAACGAGATGTGCGCCAATTCCGTCAATTGA
- a CDS encoding flagellar basal body-associated FliL family protein has protein sequence MANEPEGGKKKGFSLPMPVLIAAAVVVTLALSVGLSFLVVKNAAPKMPAGAGDEEAANDGEEVEVEPVITIFDLPTFRANLAGGGYIKATISLELADRSAALMALGKQQKPAEGKEEAPAEGGSHASAKRVEYAAYSSAKEAPAEAAPAEPAEPQISPFVEHLTMFMPKYQDKINEILRSKTLAELSEPKAQVELGKEIKKEINLMLDPELGQIQNVYFKEFVTTG, from the coding sequence ATGGCCAACGAACCTGAAGGCGGAAAGAAAAAGGGATTTTCCCTGCCGATGCCGGTGCTCATCGCGGCGGCAGTCGTGGTTACGCTCGCGCTGTCCGTCGGGCTGTCGTTTCTGGTGGTCAAAAACGCTGCGCCGAAAATGCCTGCCGGCGCAGGCGACGAGGAAGCGGCAAATGACGGCGAAGAAGTGGAGGTCGAGCCGGTCATTACGATTTTCGACCTTCCAACCTTCCGGGCGAACCTCGCCGGAGGAGGCTACATAAAGGCGACCATCTCGCTTGAACTGGCGGACCGCTCTGCGGCGCTGATGGCACTCGGCAAACAGCAAAAGCCGGCCGAAGGAAAGGAAGAAGCTCCGGCTGAAGGAGGCTCCCACGCCTCGGCGAAGCGCGTGGAGTACGCCGCTTATTCATCCGCAAAAGAAGCCCCCGCGGAGGCGGCGCCGGCCGAGCCTGCGGAGCCGCAGATCAGTCCGTTTGTCGAACATCTGACGATGTTCATGCCCAAGTACCAGGACAAGATAAACGAAATTCTGCGGTCCAAAACGCTGGCCGAATTGTCCGAGCCGAAGGCCCAAGTTGAACTTGGAAAGGAGATAAAAAAGGAAATCAATCTAATGCTCGATCCGGAGCTGGGCCAAATTCAGAACGTGTACTTCAAGGAATTCGTAACCACCGGATAA